In a single window of the Caulobacter soli genome:
- a CDS encoding N-6 DNA methylase yields the protein MANGELTKGRVTTQDIVQKLWNLCHVLRDDGVSYQEYVTELTFLLFLKMMEETGREDRILAAYRWKEIAGREGVDQLDHYKRALLDLGKSGDPVVQPIFTDAQTKLRKPANLKTLTTAIDGLDWFSAREEGLGELYEGLLEKNAAEKKSGAGQYFTPRPLIDCIVRLIKPQAGEVIQDPAAGTAGFLVAADRYIKDHTDDLYALTPAQAFFQRNSAFVGVELVPDTHRLALMNLMLHGVEGPITLGDSLTPDGEALGKARLILTNPPFGTKKGGGRPSRADFSITAETSNKQLAFVEHIVRALEPGGRAAVVLPDNVLFEDNTGRRLRQWVMELADLHTILRLPTGIFYAQGVKTNVLFLTRGKADRANTKGVWVYDLRANMPAFGKTRPLSIADFAPFEAAYGDDPNGGAPRTDEGPEGRFRFFTRADIAARNDNLDIAWLRDDSDSAEDDLSDPEDIAAAILGHLRAALAEVEAVDAELAGEEAVPVEIEA from the coding sequence ATGGCGAACGGCGAGCTGACCAAGGGCCGGGTCACGACACAGGACATCGTCCAAAAGCTCTGGAACCTCTGCCATGTCCTGCGTGACGACGGCGTCAGCTACCAGGAATACGTCACCGAGCTGACCTTCCTGCTGTTCCTCAAGATGATGGAGGAGACCGGCCGCGAGGATCGCATCCTGGCCGCCTACCGCTGGAAGGAGATCGCCGGCCGCGAGGGCGTCGACCAGCTCGACCACTACAAGCGCGCCCTGCTGGACCTGGGCAAGTCCGGCGACCCGGTCGTGCAGCCTATCTTCACCGACGCCCAGACCAAGCTGCGCAAGCCGGCCAACCTCAAGACCCTGACCACCGCCATCGACGGCCTGGACTGGTTCTCGGCCCGCGAAGAGGGCCTGGGCGAGCTCTATGAAGGGCTGCTGGAGAAGAACGCCGCCGAGAAGAAGTCCGGCGCGGGACAATACTTCACGCCCCGGCCGTTGATCGATTGCATCGTGCGCCTCATCAAGCCGCAGGCCGGCGAGGTGATCCAAGACCCAGCCGCCGGCACCGCCGGCTTCCTGGTGGCAGCCGACCGCTACATCAAGGATCACACCGACGACCTCTACGCCCTGACCCCGGCCCAGGCCTTTTTCCAGCGCAACAGCGCCTTCGTCGGCGTCGAACTGGTGCCCGACACCCACCGCCTGGCGCTGATGAACCTGATGCTGCACGGCGTCGAAGGTCCGATTACCCTGGGCGACAGCCTCACCCCCGATGGCGAGGCCCTGGGCAAGGCGCGTCTGATCCTCACCAACCCGCCGTTCGGCACCAAGAAGGGCGGCGGCCGGCCAAGCCGCGCCGACTTCTCGATCACGGCCGAAACCTCCAACAAGCAGTTGGCCTTCGTCGAGCACATCGTCCGCGCTTTGGAGCCCGGTGGCCGCGCGGCGGTAGTGCTGCCCGACAACGTGCTGTTCGAGGACAACACCGGCCGTCGCCTGCGCCAGTGGGTGATGGAACTGGCCGACCTGCACACCATCCTGCGCCTGCCCACCGGCATCTTCTACGCCCAAGGGGTCAAGACCAATGTCCTGTTCCTGACGCGCGGCAAGGCCGACCGCGCGAACACCAAGGGCGTCTGGGTCTACGACCTGCGCGCCAACATGCCGGCCTTTGGCAAGACCCGGCCGCTGTCCATCGCCGACTTCGCGCCCTTCGAGGCGGCCTACGGCGACGATCCGAACGGCGGCGCACCGCGCACCGACGAGGGACCCGAGGGACGCTTCAGGTTCTTCACCCGCGCCGACATCGCCGCCCGCAACGACAACCTCGACATCGCCTGGCTGCGCGACGACAGCGACTCCGCCGAGGATGACCTCAGCGACCCGGAGGACATCGCGGCAGCCATCCTTGGTCATCTGCGAGCGGCCCTGGCGGAGGTCGAGGCGGTAGACGCTGAACTCGCCGGCGAAGAGGCTGTGCCGGTGGAGATCGAGGCGTGA